The following are encoded together in the Strongyloides ratti genome assembly S_ratti_ED321, chromosome : 2 genome:
- a CDS encoding Glutathione synthetase — translation MNLYEEFSTIKNNNPKLFNYIIDEAKDFAVVHGNILRLSNSKDSSDIVQHAPITLLPSPFPKNLYIQALKVQPIMNKLYFKISLDYEFLKSSLKCVIDTDDFTKKLFNIYDIVMKESLKQPITLLLQRSDYFCHVNTSNPNKIVYELKQIEVNNIAAGMASLSQITTQMHKHILRNFSNIYNEDNHPSNRGNDTVGKGLAEAWKMYGNTNAYVLQLVEDTNKNQLDHRHIQYATDYFTSYKCKTIRIPLSECRNRLKLGKNYELIMDDIYEIGVVYFRTGYSPENYIDEEDWNSRLLIEKSCAIKSPWIGLQLANTKRIQQVLIENGVVEKFLNDIEEIKDVKKTFAMMWSLNDNMDEIKKKVINNCKDYVLKEQLEGGAGNYFDDDIIEKMNDVEKLKSCILMERLNPMKSKNYIMVSGKEYEESEVVSELGIMGTYLGNITTNQEYFNYSGGYLLRTKKSNETKGGVTIGASSIDSIYLI, via the exons atGAATCTATATGAAGAATTTtctacaattaaaaataataatccaaaattatttaattatataattgatGAAGCTAAAGATTTTGCTGTTGTTCATGGAAATATATTACGTTTATCTAATTCTAAAGATTCCAGTGATATTGTTCAACATGCTCCAATTACATTATTACCAAGTCCATTTCcaaaaaatctttatatcCAAGCTTTAAAAGTTCAACCAattatgaataaattatattttaaaatttctttagattatgaatttttaaaatcatccTTAAAATGTGTCATTGATACAGAtgattttacaaaaaaactttttaatatttatgatattgTTATGAAAGAAAGTTTAAAACAACCTATAACATTACTTCTTCAAAGATCTGACTATTTTTGTCATGTTAATACTTCAAATccaaataaaattgtatatgaattaaaacaaattgaGGTAAATAATATTGCAGCAGGAATGGCTAGTTTAAGTCAAATAACTACACAAATGCATAAACATATTCttagaaatttttctaacatCTATAATGAAGATAATCATCCATCTAATAGAGGTAATGATACTGTAGGTAAAGGTCTTGCTGAAGCATGGAAAATGTACGGAAATACTAATGCATATGTTCTTCAATTGGTTGAGGATACCAATAAAAATCAACTTGATCATCGACATATTCAATATGCTACAGATTATTTTACCtcatataaatgtaaaacaATAAGAATTCCTCTTTCTGAATGTAGAAATAGATTAAAATTAGGAAAGAATTATGAATTAATAATGGATGATATTTATGAAATTGGTGTTGTTTATTTTAGAACTGGCTATTCACCAGAAAATTATATAGATGAAGAAGATTGGAATAGTAGACTTCTTATTGAAAAATCTTGTGCTATCAAATCACCATGGATAGGTTTACAATTAGCAAATACAAAAAGAATCCAACAAGTGTTAATAGAGAATGGTGttgttgaaaaatttttaaacgaTATAGAAGAAATAAAAGATGTTAAAAAGACATTTGCTATGATGTGgtcattaaatgataatatggatgagataaaaaaaaaagttattaataattgtaaagaTTATGTACTTAAAGAACAATTAGAAGGAGGTGCTGGAAATTATTTTGATGAtgatataattgaaaaaatgaaTGATGTAGAGAAATTAAAATCATGTATATTAATGGAACGTTTAAATCCTATGAAAAGTAAa aattatATTATGGTTAGTGGAAAAGAATATGAAGAGTCAGAAGTTGTTAGTGAATTAGGTATAATGGGTACTTATTTAGGAAATATTACAACA
- a CDS encoding Histone H4 transcription factor encodes MTTINDFDNNPQGENPFGQHSWYTLKKIYQLLDDFSNQNTISSNNLFYFKCQWHSCAYQCYTENEILFHVHEHCKAIESHISCLSIIVCQIYGCRVQLKSVHEFKLHISYHLYLLKLQYMGYKYLAEKVKWDFFDGCGFAKQPSEVSDECPLICRWRGCKETFYSVIEFYTHVDKHVNSYPRKRKNDNITYQCQWNDCIEIYDEKFNFGKHVNTHTLLKKCACPYCGERFLESTRLRDHMNRKVKNENDAKYTCDYCCKKFKDKQILESHSKRHYKDYECLICHAKMSCPSTLARHVSNVHGDGEEYKCRRCNKKYYTKTSLKGHEELCLSGEKEIKCSECSAKFEYLPSLKRHFTSAHQKPFTTDLYMCHICEVEKDTKDVKTSSKTIKKNGVFLFSNALSTHLKDVHKLTVPKGFVRFKYRKCPDTFFRLELTPHCRRNN; translated from the coding sequence atgacaacaataaatgattttgataataatccTCAAGGTGAAAATCCTTTTGGACAACATAGTTggtatacattaaaaaaaatatatcaattgtTAGATGATTTTTCTAACCAAAACACAATTTCTTCAAATAActtattttactttaaatgtCAATGGCATAGTTGTGCTTATCAATGTTATActgaaaatgaaatattatttcatgtTCATGAACATTGTAAAGCTATTGAAAGTCATATATCATGTTTATCAATAATTGTTTGCCAAATTTATGGGTGCCGTGTACAGTTAAAATCTGTTCATGAATTTAAATTACATATCtcttatcatttatatttacttaaACTTCAATATATGggttataaatatttagcaGAAAAAGTTAAATGGGATTTTTTTGATGGATGTGGTTTTGCTAAACAACCATCAGAAGTATCTGATGAATGTCCTTTAATATGCCGTTGGAGAGGATGTaaagaaacattttataGTGTTATTGAATTTTATACACATGTTGATAAGCATGTTAATTCATATccaagaaaaagaaaaaatgataatattacttATCAATGTCAATGGAATGATTGTATTGAGATTtatgatgaaaaatttaattttggtAAACATGTCAATACTcatacattattaaaaaaatgtgcATGTCCTTATTGTGGAGAAAGATTTTTAGAATCAACAAGACTTCGTGATCATATGAAtagaaaagttaaaaatgaaaatgatgCAAAATATACATGTGATTattgttgtaaaaaatttaaagataaacaaattttagaAAGTCATAGTAAAAGACACTATAAAGATTATGAATGTTTAATTTGTCATGCTAAAATGAGTTGTCCAAGTACATTAGCTAGGCATGTAAGTAATGTTCATGGAGATGGTGAAGAATATAAATGTAGAAGatgtaacaaaaaatattatacaaaaacaTCATTAAAAGGTCATGAAGAGTTATGTTTATCAggtgaaaaagaaataaaatgttCTGAATGTTCAGctaaatttgaatatttacCATCATTAAAAAGGCATTTTACCTCAGCTCATCAGAAACCATTTACAACTGATCTCTATATGTGTCATATATGTGAAGTAGAAAAAGACACTAAAGATGTTAAAACATCAtctaaaacaattaaaaaaaatggtgtatttttattttcaaatgcCTTATCAACTCATTTAAAAGATGTACATAAATTAACTGTTCCAAAAGGATTTGTTAGatttaaatatagaaaatgtCCTGATACTTTTTTTCGTCTTGAATTAACTCCTCATTGTAGAAGaaataattaa